Genomic window (Caldinitratiruptor microaerophilus):
CGAGGAGGAGCAGTTCGCCGAGTACCGGGCCGTGGCCGAGGCGATGGCGCCCCGCCCCGTGGTGATCCGCACGCTGGACATCGGGGGGGACAAGTTCCTGCCGGCGCTGCCGCTGCCCCGTGAGGAGAACCCGTTCCTGGGCTGGCGGGGGATTCGCCTCTGGCTCGACCGCGAGGACCTGGCGGTGCCCCAGATCCGGGCGCTCCTGCGGGCGGCCCGCCACGGGGAAGTCCACATCCTGCTGCCGATGGTCGCCGACGTGTCGGAGGTGCGCCGGGCCCGGGCGCTCATCGAGCGGGTGCGGGCAGGGCTCGGCGAGGCGGCGGGTCCGTACAAGCTGGGCATCATGGTGGAGGTGCCGGCGGCGGCGCTGGCGGCCGACCGGCTGGCGGCGGAGGCGGAGTTCTTCAGCATCGGCACGAACGACCTGGTGCAGTACACCCTGGCGGCGGACCGGGGGAACCCGAAGGTGGCGGCGCTCTCCGACCCGCTCCACCCGGCCGTGCTGCGGCTGATCGACATGACGGTGCGCGCGGCGCACGCCCGGGGGATCCCCGTCGCCGTGTGCGGCGACGCCGCGGGGGACCCGCGGGTGATCCCGGCGCTGGTGGCGCTCGGCGTGGACGAGCTGTCCATGCCGCCCGCGGCGATCCCGGCGGCGAAGCGGCAGGTGCGGTCGCTGACGGAGGCGGACGTGCAGGCGGCGATCCGGGGGCTTTGAGGGCCTCAGGAAACCCCGATCAGCTCCCGCACGGTTCCGAACCGAAGAACTGCCCCGGCGACCAGGACCGTGCTGGCGACCAGCAGCCACCGTCCCCAGGGCTTGTCCGGCCGGGCGATGAACGCCCACAGGCCGGCGGCCGGGTGGTTCCACCTACCGCCCCCACAGCCCCCGCCCGGCCCGCCGCGCCTCCCACTCGCAGAGGACGAGCAGGTCGCGGTAGTCCGGGTTGTCCGGGAAGGAGGCCACGCGGGCCAGACCGCGACGGATGACTTCTGCGTTGACAAAGTCACCCCCTGCCGCCCATACCCAGGCCAGCGTCCGCCCGTAGGCGTCGCGAGGGCTCCGGCCCGGCGCCACGAGAACCTGGCGCCCCTCCAGGTAGCGGCGAAGGGCGGTTGCGGCCTGCCGGCCGTAGTGCTCGGGCGGGCGGCGGGGGTCGACCGACTCGGGCGCGTTCACGCCCAGGAGCCGCACGATCTGGCCCCCGGCCGTGACGAAGGTGTCGCCGTCGACCACCCGCCGGACCGTCACCGGCTGGCTCTCCTCCGGGGCCGGCGGCGCGGCCGCGCGGCACCGGTCGGGCTCGAGGGAGCCCGTCAGGGCCCTCGCCCCCAGCGCCCCCAGGAGAACGGTCGCGGCGAACGCGATCGTGCGCCCCCGCGGCTGGGACCACCAGGCCAGTCGCCCCACCCCCGGTTCCCCGTGACCGTTCGCACGGATCGGCGGTACGGGGTCGAGAATATATAACAAAGACTTCTAGAACTGGGGTGAAAATCCTCTCCGCGCCGAACGAGGGCCAGTGCTCCCGGGAGCGCCTGGAACCGATGTCCGCAAGCCGCCGTACCCTGGCCTAGGCGTTGGATGCGCACGTTCCGGGAACCGGGGGGATTGTCCAGTGAAGGCCCTGCTCCTGAGCGGTGGGACCGGGAGCCGGCTCCGTCCCCTCACCTACACCTGCCCCAAGCAGCTGATCCCGGTTGCCAACAAGCCGGTGCTGTACCGCGCGCTCGAAGCCATCGGCGCGGGCGGCATCGCCGACGTGGCGGTCGTGGTGGGTGAGGCCGCGCCGGCCGTCATGGCTTCGGTGGGGGATGGCTCGCGGTGGGGGCTCCGTGTGACGTACCTGCGGCAGGACGCGCCGAGGGGCCTGGCCCACGCGGTGGCGATCGCGGAAGAGTTCCTGGCTGCCGACCCCTTCGTTCTCTTCCTGGGCGACACCTTGCTGAAAGACGGTATCGGGGCTGCCGTCACGCGCTTCCAGGCGACCCGTCCGGACGCGCTCGTCGTGGTTGGACGGGCCGAGGACCCCGGCCGGTTCGGGGTCGTTGAGGTGAAGGGCGGTCGCGTGCACCGTCTGGAAGAGAAGCCCAGAACTCCCCGGAGCGATCTGGTGCTCGTGGGGGTGTACGTGTTCGGCCCCCGGGTCTTCGATGCCGTCCGGGCGATCCGGCCGTCCGCGCGCGGGGAACTGGAGATCACCGACGCGATCCAGCAGATGGCGGACTGGGGATGCACCGTGGACGCCCACCAGGTCGCGGGCTGGTGGAAGGACATCGGGACCCCCGAAGACTTGCTCGATGCGAACCGCCTCCTCCTCGAAGACGTCGAGACGGAACTGCGGGGGCTGGCGGAGGAATCATGGATCGCCGGGCCCGTGCGCCTGGGGGCCGGGACGGTCGTGCGGCGGAGCACCGTCCGGGGACCCGCCGTCATCGGGGAGGGCTGCCACATCGAGGACGCACACGTCGGGCCGTTCACGTCGGTCGGGGACCGCTGCACGCTACGCCGGGTGCAGATCGAGAACAGCATCGTCCTGGAAGGATGCGTTCTCGATCGCGTCGCGTTCCCCGTCGTGTCGAGTGTACTCGGGCGGGAAACCGTCATCGGGTGCGGAGGGACACCCTCACGGGGCCTCGGGCTGGTGGTCGGTGACCGAAGCCGGATCTGCCCCGTTTGAGCCGTCGCGCACCGTCAGCGGCGGCAGGCGGGGACCTGCGGCCGCCAGGACCGGAGGCGGCTTCACTCGAGCGTGTTGATGCGGATCTCCAGCGTGGTGGGGTGTCCCGCCACGGCGGACCGGTACCCGACGCGGGCGAACGCCGCGAAACGATACGGTACCAGTGCGACGAGCTGGTCGGGCGCGACGACCGTCTCGGCGCCGTCGACCAGGAAGTGAGAGCCGTCCGGGCCGAGTTCGAGCCGTACGACCGCGGCGAACCCGCCGGTGTTGTTCACCCACACCGTGTAGGTCGTGAACTCGCCCACGGCGCGGACCTGGCTGCCGGCAAAGGTGTCCCCCGTGGCGACCGTCTCGACTCCGGGGGGTGGGGGAGGCAGGACCTCGAACACGACGGTGAAGCGCGGAGCGAGGGAAGGGGTGGGGGTGAACCGGCTGACGAACCTCGCCACGTTGTCGGTGGTTTCGTTGCCGGACCGGATCATCACCCCGAAGTTCGGAAGCAGGCCTGATTGCCAGGCCGCCACGAGTCCGGTGACGTCCCAGGATTTGAACAGGCCCGCCTCGGAACCGAACGACAACGTGGCCACCGGCACCGGGTCGAAGCCCGGCTGCGAGCTCCACGCGGTTCCGACCTCCGTCCACGGCGAGGTGAGCCGGTAGGCGGCGTATGGCGTCGGTGGCGCCGGTTGTTCACTGCTCGTCAGGAACAGGTCCAGGGTGGCGCTCAGCACGGTGGCGCCTGCGGGGATCGCCGCGGAAGGGAAAGGAGCCCGGACGAGGCTCCGGAACACCGCGCCGCCCAGGAAGCCGGCGAGAAGGGTGGGCGTGGACGGAAAGCTCCGGCTCGGTTGCGAGCTGTCCACGTAGGTGGTCTGCGTCGCAGGGATTACTGCCGTCCCTGGCATCCTGAACCCCCTGAGGTCGCCCTTCCCTGGCGGGTCAGGCGGGCTTGCGGATGGCGCGGAACACGTACTGCACCACGATGGCCTCGGTGGCGTAGGTGGGGGAGACCATGCCGAGGGGTGCGAGGGCCTCGCAGAAGCGTTCGACCAGCGACGTGAGGTCCGGCGTCGTGTTCGCCGCGAGCTGGACGATCATCAGGCCCGCCGACTCGAACATCGAGACGATCTCGCTCAGCGTGAAGAAGCGGAGATGGGTGCGATCCAGGATGCCCGCCGGCTGATAGGGCCACGCGCCGCCCAGGAGCGCCGCCACGACGCTGAAGTGGTTCACGTTGGGGATCGAGGCCACCACCGAGCCATCCGCCGACAGGTAGCGAAGGTGGCGCTTCAGGACCTCCCAGGGGTCCCGCAGGTGCTCCAGCACGTCGCCGTAGACGATGCAGTCGAAGTAGCCGGCGGGGAAGGGGAGGTCCAGCTTCTCCGCGTCCCCCACGAAGACCTGGTCCAGACGGGCGCGGGCCCGCTCGGCGACTTCTGGAACCACCTCGATACCGATCACCTCCGTGCTACCCCTCGCCTTCAGTGCGGCCCCGAGCCGGCCG
Coding sequences:
- a CDS encoding thermonuclease family protein, which codes for MGRLAWWSQPRGRTIAFAATVLLGALGARALTGSLEPDRCRAAAPPAPEESQPVTVRRVVDGDTFVTAGGQIVRLLGVNAPESVDPRRPPEHYGRQAATALRRYLEGRQVLVAPGRSPRDAYGRTLAWVWAAGGDFVNAEVIRRGLARVASFPDNPDYRDLLVLCEWEARRAGRGLWGR
- a CDS encoding glucose-1-phosphate thymidylyltransferase, with protein sequence MKALLLSGGTGSRLRPLTYTCPKQLIPVANKPVLYRALEAIGAGGIADVAVVVGEAAPAVMASVGDGSRWGLRVTYLRQDAPRGLAHAVAIAEEFLAADPFVLFLGDTLLKDGIGAAVTRFQATRPDALVVVGRAEDPGRFGVVEVKGGRVHRLEEKPRTPRSDLVLVGVYVFGPRVFDAVRAIRPSARGELEITDAIQQMADWGCTVDAHQVAGWWKDIGTPEDLLDANRLLLEDVETELRGLAEESWIAGPVRLGAGTVVRRSTVRGPAVIGEGCHIEDAHVGPFTSVGDRCTLRRVQIENSIVLEGCVLDRVAFPVVSSVLGRETVIGCGGTPSRGLGLVVGDRSRICPV
- a CDS encoding DNRLRE domain-containing protein, translated to MPGTAVIPATQTTYVDSSQPSRSFPSTPTLLAGFLGGAVFRSLVRAPFPSAAIPAGATVLSATLDLFLTSSEQPAPPTPYAAYRLTSPWTEVGTAWSSQPGFDPVPVATLSFGSEAGLFKSWDVTGLVAAWQSGLLPNFGVMIRSGNETTDNVARFVSRFTPTPSLAPRFTVVFEVLPPPPPGVETVATGDTFAGSQVRAVGEFTTYTVWVNNTGGFAAVVRLELGPDGSHFLVDGAETVVAPDQLVALVPYRFAAFARVGYRSAVAGHPTTLEIRINTLE
- a CDS encoding class I SAM-dependent methyltransferase, yielding MKVLLVAPGTEAADANRVAQLAWALSVLGHSATGLYTARRDPAAVIEEALVGEVNLVVVLEGADLPPATQRALARAGVPVAHWPSDGEAEDVVERARDLIARIDAGAVGASVAGKPEDYYEHVHGTLLSLIPAGVRRVLDVGCAAGRLGAALKARGSTEVIGIEVVPEVAERARARLDQVFVGDAEKLDLPFPAGYFDCIVYGDVLEHLRDPWEVLKRHLRYLSADGSVVASIPNVNHFSVVAALLGGAWPYQPAGILDRTHLRFFTLSEIVSMFESAGLMIVQLAANTTPDLTSLVERFCEALAPLGMVSPTYATEAIVVQYVFRAIRKPA